The Rhododendron vialii isolate Sample 1 chromosome 6a, ASM3025357v1 genome includes a window with the following:
- the LOC131328984 gene encoding disease resistance protein RPV1-like: MAAVRSLEASSSTSPCIYDVFLNFRGEDTRKSFTDHLYTALDYAGFRTFRDDDGIERGEKIKSELQKAIRESRMSIVILSKNYASSSWCLDELVMILKCKSTSGHEVLPLFYDVDPSLVRKQMGSFEEAFARHEGKIEAESAGRRKEWMSKVEEWRAALREVADFAGMDLQNRADGHESRFIKKIIKVVGDKLSRTIMDIGPYAIGICSRAREIQFWLEDESADVGVAAICGMGGIGKTTIAKFLYNLNFSRFESSSFLANVREISKQQDGLLCLQRQLVSDILKGRKEKISNVDEGIVKIKEALRFKRVLVILDDVDEPDELYAVLGMCDWLFLGSKIIITTRHERLLRPHEVCKVYRIEKLDYDESLELFSLHAFGQSHPVDDFADTSKLVVEHCEGLPLAIKVLGSSLSGQSIGVWRSQLEKLKAIPDRKILAKLKISYDSLQDEHDRSLFLHLACFFVGSDKDFTITIMDECEFYTVVGIQNLIDRCLVTVDGYNKLVIHHLLQEMGREIVRQESPNEPGERSRLCNHKDSFNVLRHNTGTRKIEGLILDTSLLKANMSARTVFGVNRKCSLEEFLDNSLLSNMWNSLKRYRLGVFSQNSLGNPLADSNEIALETNAFAKMENRKFLKLSHVQISGSYENFPKKIRWMCWHGFPFESIPKYFPLEALVALEMPYSSLKHFSAGTKFLELLKILNLSHSHSLARTPDFIVLPNLEKLILEDCTRLVEIHESIGDLARLVLLNLKDCSSLRKLPRSIGLLKSLETLDISGCSNLENWPTEMVNMDSLTVLRAENVTGITQSPITIQNVKAWYSFIWLSPLKPKRNPATSWASSLPRSLVKLHLRGCNLSDDAFPKDLSNLSLLRELDLSNNPIISLPDCIRSLTGLEILCVCSCTRLRSLVVLQDLKNLQFMSCWSLEKIILPEYEIAGFFCGFRKLTSPGEYGILGSSSGSTPMLVEFSGRYKLEPLGDVDKEIIDNLGLFDLGSMRNLKVRLAFPFSYRKRFSLQGCHEEHVFSTYLPGSKVPGWFNLIDKGSSLSFTAQHRNSRIRCLSLCVVYAFSCDYDRLHPYDRLFLNNVITNTTKRLIWSHCPHVIGIPEANEDMIWLSYWKFENQVEGGDEMNISVFARKGFQVKEVGVRLLYDVEKVEKITQEIPSTSEEVSEQIFRYGVAVPGNSSSYQENTQVYAVGRDIVDIAKTLRCGFLVDSLPSSIIPLVIRTLSSIAKSAPPDDDEQRVGIRGSCFTTMAE, encoded by the exons ATGGCTGCCGTAAGATCCCTAGAAGCCTCTTCTTCAACTTCACCTTGTATCTATGATGTCTTCTTGAACTTCCGAGGGGAAGACACTCGAAAGTCTTTCACTGATCACCTCTACACAGCATTGGACTATGCCGGATTTCGCACCTTCAGAGATGATGATGGAATTGAAAGGGGAGAAAAGATCAAGTCTGAACTGCAAAAAGCAATTAGAGAGTCGAGGATGTCAATAGTTATCTTGTCAAAGAACTATGCATCTTCAAGTTGGTGCCTTGATGAGCTTGTGATGATCCTCAAATGCAAGAGTACCTCTGGACATGAAGTTCTTCCTCTTTTCTATGACGTGGATCCATCCCTAGTGAGGAAGCAAATGGGAAGTTTCGAAGAAGCATTTGCACGACATGAAGGGAAAATTGAAGCAGAAAGTGCTGGAAGGAGAAAGGAATGGATGAGCAAGGTGGAAGAATGGAGGGCAGCGCTAAGAGAAGTTGCTGATTTTGCTGGGATGGACTTACAAAATAGAGCTGATGG GCATGAATCGAGGTTTATAAAGAAAATTATCAAAGTAGTTGGAGACAAACTAAGTCGCACAATCATGGACATTGGCCCCTATGCGATTGGAATATGTTCTCGTGCAAGAGAAATTCAGTTTTGGTTAGAAGATGAATCAGCTGATGTTGGTGTAGCTGCAATTTGTGGGATGGGTGGAATAGGGAAGACTACCATTGCCAAGTTCCTATATAATTTAAACTTCTCAAGATTTGAAAGTAGCAGTTTCTTGGCAAATGTtagagaaatttcaaaacaacAGGATGGTTTACTTTGTTTACAAAGACAGCTTGTTTCAGATATTTTAAAGGGAAGGAAGGAGAAGATATCCAACGTTGATGAAGGTATTGTCAAGATTAAAGAAGCCTTGCGTTTCAAAAGGGTTCTTGTGATTCTTGACGATGTTGATGAACCAGACGAGTTGTATGCAGTGCTTGGAATGTGTGATTGGCTATTTTTAGGGAGTAAAATCATCATAACCACTCGGCATGAGCGCTTGCTTAGACCTCATGAAGTCTGCAAGGTGTACAGGATTGAAAAATTGGATTATGACGAGTCCCTTGAGCTTTTCAGTTTGCATGCCTTTGGACAAAGCCATCCTGTTGATGATTTTGCGGACACCTCAAAGTTGGTGGTTGAACATTGTGAAGGGCTTCCGTTGGCAATTAAAGTTTTGGGATCTTCTCTATCTGGACAAAGCATTGGAGTATGGAGAAGTCAGTTAGAAAAATTGAAAGCAATCCCTGATAGGAAAATCCTtgcaaaactcaaaataagttATGATTCTTTACAAGACGAGCACGATAGAAGTTTATTCCTCCATCTTGCTTGTTTCTTTGTTGGGAGCGATAAGGACTTTACAATTACAATCATGGATGAATGTGAATTTTATACAGTGGTTGggattcaaaatctcattgacaGATGTCTGGTAACAGTTGATGGATACAACAAGCTGGTGATTCATCATTTGCTTCAAGAAATGGGAAGAGAAATAGTCCGTCAAGAATCACCCAATGAGCCAGGAGAACGTAGCAGATTGTGTAATCATAAAGATTCCTTTAATGTTCTAAGACATAATACT GGCACGAGAAAAATTGAAGGCCTCATTCTTGATACGAGTTTATTGAAGGCAAATATGTCTGCCAGGACAGTGTTTGGTGTCAATAGAAAATGCAGTTTGGAAGAATTCTTGGACAACTCATTATTGTCAAATATGTGGAATTCGCTTAAGAGATATCGTTTGGGCGTCTTCTCCCAGAACTCACTTGGCAATCCTCTGGCAGATTCAAATGAAATAGCTTTGGAAACTAATGCATTTGCAAAAATGGAGAATCGAAAATTTCTGAAGCTCAGTCATGTACAAATAAGCGGAAGTTATGAAAACTTTCCGAAAAAAATAAGATGGATGTGTTGGCATGGCTTCCCATTTGAATCCATACCAAAGTATTTCCCCTTGGAGGCCCTGGTAGCTCTTGAGATGCCTTATAGCAGCTTGAAGCATTTTTCGGCCGGAACTAAG TTTCTTGAGTTACTGAAAATCCTTAATCTCAGTCACTCCCATAGCCTTGCAAGAACTCCCGACTTCATAGTACTTCCCAATCTTGAGAAACTGATACTTGAAGATTGTACAAGGCTGGTCGAGATTCACGAATCCATAGGAGACTTGGCGAGACTTGTTTTGTTAAATTTAAAAGATTGCAGCAGTCTGAGGAAGCTTCCAAGAAGTATTGGTTTGCTAAAATCTTTGGAAACACTTGACATTTCTGGTTGCTCAAATCTTGAGAATTGGCCAACTGAGATGGTGAATATGGATTCTCTAACAGTGCTACGAGCGGAAAATGTTACTGGCATAACTCAATCACCCATTACAATTCAGAATGTCAAAGCCTGGTATTCGTTCATTTGGCTTTCGCCATTGAAGCCGAAAAGAAATCCTGCAACCTCATGGGCATCTTCTTTACCTCGGTCCTTAGTTAAACTACATCTTCGGGGCTGCAATCTATCAGACGATGCTTTCCCTAAAGATCTGAGCAACCTATCCTTGTTGCGGGAATTAGACCTGAGCAATAATCCTATTATTAGCCTCCCAGATTGCATCAGAAGTCTTACTGGGCTCGAAATCCTTTGCGTATGCTCGTGCACAAGGCTCCGGTCACTTGTAGTGCTGCAGGatttaaaaaatttgcaatTCATGAGTTGCTGGTCGTTGGAGAAGATAATACTCCCAGAATACGAAATAGCAGGCTTTTTCTGTGGTTTCAGGAAATTGACATCGCCCGGAGAATACGGGATACTGGGTTCTTCCTCTGGTTCGACTCCCATGCTGGTAGAGTTTTCCGGCAGATACAAGTTGGAACCCCTAGGAGATGTTGATAAAGAGATAATAGATAATTTGGGCTTGTTCGACTTGGGATCCATGCGAAACCTAAAAGTTAGACTTGCATTCCCCTTCTCTTACCGAAAGAGGTTTTCTCtacag GGATGTCATGAAGAACATGTATTCTCCACTTATCTTCCGGGGAGCAAGGTTCCAGGGTGGTTCAATCTTATTGATAAAGGAAGTTCATTATCTTTTACTGCACAACATCGTAATTCCAGAATCCGATGCTTGAGTTTGTGCGTTGTGTATGCATTTTCTTGTGATTATGATCGGTTACATCCATATGATCGACTTTTCCTTAATAACGTTATCActaataccaccaagagattgATTTGGAGCCATTGCCCACACGTAATTGGCATTCCGGAAGCTAATGAGGATATGATTTGGTTAAGCTATTGGAAGTTTGAAAATCAGGTGGAAGGTGGTGATGAAATGAATATATCCGTGTTTGCAAGAAAAGGATTTCAGGTGAAGGAGGTAGGAGTCCGCCTTTTGTATGACGTGGAGAAAGTAGAGAAGATTACACAAGAAATTCCATCAACAAGTGAAGAAGTATCAGAACAAATCTTCCGCTACGGAGTTGCTGTACCTGGAAATTCGTCTTCATATCAAGAAAATACACAAGTCTATGCCGTTGGTCGTGATATCGTTGacatagccaaaactcttcgCTGTGGGTTTTTAGTAGATTCGCTTCCCTCTTCAATCATTCCTTTGGTCATTCGGACCCTTTCATCAATTGCCAAGTCAGCTCCTCCTGATGATGACGAGCAGCGAGTAGGGATCAGGGGCTCCTGCTTTACGACGATGGCAGAATAG
- the LOC131328986 gene encoding uncharacterized protein LOC131328986, with amino-acid sequence MASDRGETLAVKLDGKNYSIWRFHFQFFVEGKGLWGYVDGTEAIPNATDVKKTNEWKVNNAKVVSWILGSVDTNIGLPMRGLRTAKEMWDYLEKVYQQSNLARKFQIENDIFYYDHGEKSIQEYYAGFMDLWAEYEFVNLANMTNACCIQSLKNVYDERKVMQFLMKLRSDYENIRGNILNRGTLPTMDMVLGDVLREETRIATQATLEGKRTVESVFIAKQGYGKPLPKDFSKTQCFECKEFGHVVSHCKKKNTCVYCKETGHIVTDCPDLQQKGSKNFNRKKSNHRVYHAASVSLDGSGNDAKLTASSSSSSDTVGCQPTPISDDIRQLVQSSVSSAISSAFSAIGLSEPSHWDSEREGS; translated from the exons ATGGCTTCTGATAGAGGGGAAACCTTGGCTGTAAAGTTAgatgggaaaaattattcaatctGGCGATTCCACTTTCAGTTCTTTGTTGAGGGAAAAGGGTTGTGGGGTTATGTTGACGGAACTGAAGCAATACCTAATGCAACTGATGTTAAAAAGACAAATGAATGGAAGGTGAATAATGCTAAAGTTGTTTCATGGATTTTGGGGTCGGTGGATACAAACATTGGACTTCCCATGAGAGGACTTCGTACAGCGAAAGAGATGTGGGATTACCTTGAGAAGGTGTACCAACAATCCAACCTCGCACGAAAATTCCAGATTGagaatgatattttttactATGACCATGGTGAGAAAAGTATCCAGGAATATTATGCTGGTTTTATGGATTTATGGGCTGAATATGAGTTTGTGAACCTGGCAAATATGACCAATGCTTGTTGTATACAAAGCCTCAAGAACGTGTACGATGAGAGGAAAGTGATGCAGTTTTTGATGAAACTGCGATCTGATTACGAGAATATTCGGGGGAACATTTTAAATCGTGGGACGCTTCCAACAATGGATATGGTTTTGGGAGATGTCCTTCGTGAAGAGACAAGGATTGCAACACAAGCTACTCTGGAAGGGAAAAGGACTGTAGAGTCAGTTTTCATTGCCAAACAGGGCTATGGAAAACCTCTTCCAAAGGATTTTTCAAAGACACAATGTTTCGAATGCAAGGAGTTTGGGCATGTCGTATCACACTGTAAAAAGAAGAACACTTGTGTCTATTGCAAAGAGACTGGCCACATTGTGACTGATTGTCCAGATCTTCAACAAAAAGGGAGCAAAAATTTCAACCGAAAGAAATCAAATCATCGTGTTTACCATGCCGCGAGCGTTTCATTGGATGGGTCGGGTAATGATGCAAAGTTAACTGCATCCTCTTCTAGTAGCTCCGACACAGTGGGATGTCAACCAACACCGATTTCTGATGATATTCGACAGTTGGTACAAAGCTCTGTATCCTCGGCTATTTCCTCGGCTTTCTCCGCTATTGGCTTGTCTG AACCGTCGCACTGGGACAGTGAAAGGGAAGGGTCGTAG